The stretch of DNA ACACACACCGAAGATCTTCGCCGAAGTCTCGCTTGCGTGTCTGCCTCAATCTGACCTGTGCTTCACTCTCCATCCAGCCGCTTTATTTTTATAACCGACAGTCCTTCGTTAAAATACTCTTCTCAGTCCGAAAAAGTGAATTTGCGGCATCCAttctcgggtgtacgtacacacgAGCTGACTTCAGCGGTTCGCCCTGCCGTGCGGACTTCTCCGTTGTGCAAGGTCGTCTGCAGGAACGCAGGGACAAAGGCGAGGTAGCAGCGCAACGTGGTGCTTGCCAGTGTTTTCTCGTGTTCGAGGGGAGCGAGTTCACCGTGTCCGAACACTTGCCCGAAGGGTCGGACGACTAATTTTCCGTGCGCACGCTCCGTTGCCTGGAATTCAGGCCAGAGAGTGTCTAGTGCGTCCACCGACAAAGAATCGTTTTCGTGCTTGCCCGGGGAAATCctcggagaaaaagaggaagaaacaggacggcgaaacgccgtgtctccctcttgcgACGCAGAGCAAGTCACCGTTGACActggaagagagggaaacaggtTTTCCGGCGGGAATGCGCTTTGGGCAGAGTTCTGGAGCAGAAGACAGCGGCAATCTTTCGTTTCTGAGGCTCCTCTTGAAGCGTCTGTTCATGCGAAACGGAGGGCATGTgtttttccctcccttccttctcgcctgtctaGGACATCCCCCATGGACGTGcattctctctgtttttcagCGACTGTGCCCGGGATGGAGAATGCCAGCCGacctcgtttttcctcccctttctggccgtctctctgtttcgcgggCTCGAtggtgcttcttctcttcaccgTGCTgatctcctcgctcgtctcaGCTGCGACGGTAGCATCCCCTCCGCCATCCGGAGTGTGGCCCCCGTATCTGTCGTCTGCGCCTGCGTGGCGcacgagggaagagagcgccgTATCCTCCGACTCTGGCGAGTCCCTCCGTCTTCCGTATTTCccggaggacgaagaggaaacccTCCCGGTagcctcttcgttttctccgtctctccttcgggCTCAGCGCTCGCAGCTCGTGggtgcgtctctcgagagAACACCCCTCTTTCGTCGTGCGCCCGAAGTTCAAGATGAGGGCCCTGGCGTTAGCTGGCTGGGTCTGACCGAAGACAAGAGCGACGCaagcggcggcgagggggAGGACAAAGAGGGGGAAtccgagaggggagaaagtgaagaggagaagTCGTCCGTCAGTGAGAGCGGCAACAACGAAGAGAAGTCCGAGTCGAAAGACTCAGAGACAGGTGCCGACGAACCGGCGAACAAATCTGAACAGGGAGACAAAACACACCAGGCAGAAGGACCAGGCCAGGAGTCTGGGGACGGCGAAGACTCTGGACAGCCGCAAGTGACCGCAGAATCTGAGCACCCAGGAACAAAAACGAGCGAGtcagaaggcgagaacacCTCGAtcagagacgacgagaaaaTATCCTCTCAGTCTGCGTCTGAACCTGCCAGCGCGTCGGAAGGGACGACAAGGGCAGTGTCGCACGAAGAACCGAACGAGAGTGCAACAGGAGCTGAGAATCAGGGCGTGGCCGCATCTGCCACGCCCCaggcagagggcgaggaggcacaggggagcgagggaagcgaggaaagcagTCCCAGTTCATCCTCGCCGCACgtggaggcgccggcgcatgcaggtgcTGATGCCCAACACACAGCCtctggagaaacagaggaaaaagaagatgCAAGCAACACCAGCCCTTCGAAGGATAGCGAAACGCCCAACGACGGCCACGAAGCGAAGAACCccgcggaggaaaacgcgcaagCACAGGCTCCAGAACAGACTGAGGGACAGGGGGAGCAAGAACATGAGTCACAACCCGCAGAAGGACAGACGCAAGAACATGAAGCGCAACCTACAGAAGGACAGGCGCAAGAACATGAAGCTCAGCCCACAGAAGGACAGGCGCAAGAACATGAAGCGCAACCTACAGAAGGACAGGCGCAAGAACATACTCCAGAACAGACCGAGGGGCAGGAGGAGCATGAACATGAGTCGCAACCCGCTGAAGGACAGACGCAAGAACATGAAGCGCAACCTACAGAAGGACAGGCGCAAGAACATGAAGCTCAGCCCACAGAAGGACAGGCGCAAGAACATGAAGCGCAACCTACAGAAGGACAGGCGCAAGAACATACTCCAGAACAGACCGAGGGACAGGAGGAGCATGAACATGAGTCACAACCCGCAGAAGGACAGACGCAAGAACATGAAGCGCAACCTACAGAAGGACAGGCGCAAGAACATGAAGCTCAGCCCACAGAAGGACAGGCGCAAGAACATGAAGCGCAACCTACAGAAGGACAGGCGCAAGAACTTGAAGCGCAACCTACAGAAGAACAGGCGCAAGAACATGAGGCGCAGCCTACAGAAGGACAGGCGCAAGAACATACTCCAGAACAGACCGAGGGGCAGGAGGAGCATGAACATGAGTCGCAATCCGCTGAAGGACAGGCGCAAGAACATGAAGCTCAGCCCACAGAAGGACAGGCGCAAGAACATGAAGCGCAACCTACAGAAGGACAGGCGCAAGAACTTGAGGCGCAGCCTACAGAAGGACAGGCGCAAGAACATACTCCAGAACAGACCGAGGGACAGGAGGAGCATGAACATGAGTCACAACCCGCAGAAGGACAGACGCAAGAACATGAAGCGCAACCTACAGAAGGACAGGCGCAAGAACATGAAGCTCAGCCCACAGAAGGACAGGCGCAAGAACATGAAGCGCAACCTACAGAAGGACAGGCGCAAGAACTTGAAGCGCAACCTACAGAAGAACAGGCGCAAGAACATGAGGCGCAGCCTACAGAAGGACAGGCGCAAGAACATACTCCAGAACAGACCGAGGGGCAGGAGGAGCATGAACATGAGTCGCAATCCGCTGAAGGACAGGCGCAAGAACATGAAGCTCAGCCCACAGAAGGACAGGCGCAAGAACATGAAGCGCAACCTACAGAAGGACAGGCGCAAGAACTTGAGGCGCAGCCTACAGAAGGACAGGCGCAAGAACATACTCCAGAACAGACCGAGGGGCAGGAGGAGCATGAACATGAGTCGCAACCCGCTGAAGGACAGGCGCAAGAACATACTCCAGAACAGACCGAGGGACAGGAGGAGCATGAACATGAGTCACAACCCGCAGAAGGACAGACGCAAGAACATGAAGCGCAACCTACAGAAGGACAGGCGCAAGAACATACTCCAGAACAGACCGAGGGGCAGGAGGAGCATGAACATGAGTCGCAACCCGCAGAAGGACAGACGCAAGAACATGAAGCGCAACCTACAGAAGGACAGGCGCAAGAACATACTCCAGAACAGACCGAGGGACAGGGGGAGCAAGAACATGAAGCGCAACCTACAGAAGGACAGGCGCAAGAACCGGGGATGGAGGACACTGCGGAGGCACACGAGGCTCCACAGCCCGAGAGTTCATCGGAAGAACAAGAGTCGCCAGCTGCAGGAgttggagaggagacgcagccgcaAGGACAGAGTGGACAAGAACAGGCCAAGCCGGCtgaggagacaccagaagTCTCGGAAACCCCCTCAGGCGAACAGGGCTCTGTCCCTGAGGCGGAGACTCCAGAAAAGCAGGGAACCGAAAACGGTGCAGTCGCTCCAGAAGCTGAGTCGGCTTCAGCTTCCACTGGCGTCGACATTGAAAACGCAACTTCGACAGAACCAGCAGAAtctgcagcggcggcgcctgtTGAGCTCTCTGCTCCCGCCGCTGAGGAGCAGAccgcgggaggcgaggcgagggagtCTCAGTCTTCTGAGGGTCAGCTGGAAGCTCTTGCGGCTGAAGCGGCGCCGACTGCCGCTTCGCCagccgaagcagagactcCCGGGGCCCAGTCGAGTGGAGCGGCGGGGCTTGAGCCTGCAGGTCAAGagcaggaggcggcgacaggcgcagaagacgtTCGGGATGGGTGCTACGccacgcggagacaggaggtTGAGCAGCAGGCGAATGAATTGCTCAAAgtctgcgagagaaacggtaaggaggcagaaacgcgagggggAAAGGATCGAGTACGGAAAGAGCaaagcagaagacggcgacgactGGGAGAGTGGGAGCACACTGCGGCACAGTCCCGTAGTCTGTGGAggcaaagggagaaagaggccgTTGGAAAGAAGAGTGGACGGGGAAAACAACAGAAACACGTGAGGGACAAGGCAGGCCTCGGGGCGTCTGTGGAACGGATTTGGAGACGCCACGCGCAGGGAAACAGACGCGAGGCAAGAGTCCAACGCCTGCCACTGTCGCCGAGTCGCTGGGGATGGCCACTTTGTGAAGAGCCGAAAAGAGCAAGAAAGACAGCTAGAGAAGCGAAATCCCAAAGAAAGACCACGCGCACGTTTCATGGAAccaagagacgagaaggaaagacgtgGACGCGCCGTTCTGTGTTCTCTCGCATGGCGCGTGTCTGACGCTTTGGTCGTCGAACAGACCGCCGCCCAGGTGAAACTGGTTTTCAGAAAAGGGGGTGGTAAGCCCTCTTTGTTTCGGTTGGTCTACGAACACACAAACGTGTCACAGAACGGAAACCGGGACTTCCTTTCCACATTGCTCGCTTTccgccgtttcgccttcttctcagAGAATTTCACCAAGGTCGATCAACGGTTCTGCGATGAACTTTTCAAGAGGATCGACGGTCCGTTCACGGTTGCGGAGGTGTCTGCGATGCTCCGAGCTGCCGACGCAGCTAACAACATTAGCCGCAATTTCCGATTTTGCCGAGCAACTCCGGTAGGTTTCTTTGACGTTTGGCCGATCTGTCCTCTGAGCCGGGGCTTTCCACTCGTGTTGTCGCCGTCCCAACGGCATCTGTGTCTGGTGGCCGATTTCCCGCGCGGGGTTCTGCCGTTCTCGGTTCGCCGTTGCCTTTCCCCCGAGGGCTGCTTCCCTGCATTATCGACACCAACAAAGCGACCctgcgtttctcgcgttcacATCAGCCACTGTCCTCCTGTCTCGACAGCCCAAGCGGGAGCTCCGTTTCGCGTCATCGGGCCTCAGTTTTTCCTTGCGCACGGTAGCCTAGCGTGGATGCGTACCTAAGTATGCATAGGGCATGTTTTTTGTCGTTCTCCAGTGGGTAGATCTGCGAACTCATTTCCCGGTCCAAACCGGTGGTACCCTAGGGTGtggaactgcatgcatgcatgcaagcatGCTTCCGCTATCCACTCCGCGGAGATGTTTGCACCTTTTGTATGCAATAAGAGCGGTCAATGTGCAcatttcttccttttcctaGACAAGCAGTCCTCCGAGAgtgcgagacggagacaccgtAGTCCACGCTGCGATTGCTGCGTCGAAGCCTCGCGTCGTCGAGATTCTGCTTCAGTACGGAGCGTTCCCGAACGTAGAAGCCTTCCCGAGTTCTCCAGAGGCAGCTGCGGTGAGAAACAGGGGCCGAACGCGCCGGACAACACGCTTGGATGTCCTTGCAGATTTGGGGGGGCCAGGCGTCGTTCAGTGTgcagagcgaggcaggggcACATGGGGGAACGCGTGCCTTGGTCGCAGACGTGTCTGACAGCCTCTAGCTGGAATCTGTCGTGGAAAAGGGAATCACTTCAACAGGATGGATCGTAGTACTCTCTCGTACAAATCCACTGCTATCCCACACGCTTGTAGACGCGACGGTCAAGGCGTTTGTCAAGTCCTGAAGGGCTGGTTTTTTTCGGCAGCAGCCCAGAGACCGTCACGCAGGTCGAGATCGGTCGAAAGGTGTAAAGACAGCCCACGTAGACAAAAGCCGGGGTCGAATGTGATGGGCTGAGCTGCCGCGTGTCATTTTTAtccctgttttttttttgctcGGTGTTTCAGAGAACGGGTATGCGTCCTCTCCACTACGTTGCACGGTACCCAACCCTGGAAAATTACGaatctctttttcttcttctgaaCTACGGAACTTCTGTCAACGATCGAGACGTGGGAGGCCGGACCCCGCTGATGATCGCCGCGCGTTCCTCGCATCCACACTCAAAGCTCTTTGCCAAAGCTCTGATCGAGCGCCATGCGGATGTCAACGCACGAGATAAAGTGagtcggcgccttctgcaaaaagaaacagcagaggaaaagcgaggggcGCGAGTGCGTCGTGGAGCCTGgggcagaaaacgaaagctAGCGAACTGCCGACAGAAACAGGACTCCAAGAGAGGCAACAAACACGAAACTCCGGATGCCATGTCACTCTGGATCCTACCTTTTCACACTTCTGCGTTTCCGCAGCCAAATATATAGAAGGACTGGAATCGTCTTGGCGGAGCTCTGTTCGCCACCAGTTGAAACAGTTCTTGTTTTGTATACTCCTAAATATATTCTCTCGACAGTGGAAAACTTTTTTCGAATATGGGTACTTGTGACCGTCAGAAATAGCGGAGCCCGACAAGGCGACCTCTCCGTCAGAGTTTTTTCTCCCGTAACGTCGAATGTGTCGGGAACGCGTTTTCCAATCCAGCGGCTTTCTGACCGAAAGTGTACAAGGCCGTACGGTGCGACGCGTCGCTTTGTGTTTTCTGGATTTTCGGCTACGGTTTTTTCGGTGTTTGTGTTGCCCTTCCTAGGCCGGTCTCTCCGCCCTGCACTACGCAGCAGCCGCGAATTCGCACAAGCTGGTCAAGCTTCTTATCAACCGAGGAGCGAATGTGACGGCTCAGGACATGCGCGGGAACACGCCTCTCCATTACGCCGCAGCGTTCAACGCGGCCAAGTCCATGAACGCCTTGTTCACTCTTGCAGACAATGTCATCAAAATTGACGCGCCGAACAAAGTAGGCACTTTTTGGGAGAAACAAGACGCACCCGGGTGGAGCGCAAGACAGGGAAAGCCTGCCACGAGGCATATGAGGACTGGGGGCGATCGACCTGGTGTCGCAGTTCATTGCGAGTTAGGAACCCGCGCTGTTTGCACCCACATTTCCTGTCTACAGAATGGAAAGGCTCCTATCCATTTGGCTGCCGCGCCCTCGTCTTTCGCCGTCGTCCCGGCCACGATCGTCCCAGCTCTCGCGCTCGAATTGCTTCTCGAGAACCATGCAGATCCTGTGGCACGAGACGCCCATGGAAACACGCCGCTCATGGACGCAGTCTTGGGCGGCTATCTCGAAATCGTCAAGCGCCTTCTGCAGATTGCCAAGGTTCCTCTGGACGACAAAAACATGGTAGGACAAAAGCACATGTGCCGAGCCTCCACTTTTACCCCGGGCTCTAAGTTTTGATCCGTCGAGCAACCTGTGCTGGGCGTGGGACGTCTACGATGGGGTGCTCAAGTCGCCCCTGAGCTTCTCAGGGCGCGTCCTCCAAAAAGCACCAGAAGCCCTGTGATCTGTCTAGCATAATGGGGGGGTAGACGGAAGCTGCGGTAGataaatgtatatattgGATGGTTGTATATTAGCGGCTAAATGTAAGTCAAAAACACGCGAGTTTTAGTTCTTTCGTGACATATATTTGGAAGATCTAGAAGGCATCTGTTCCAGATCCAGGGAAACCGCCCTCAACGCGTGCACGGTGCGCTTCAGAGTCCGCGCTCCTGAACGGATATAGACACATAGATGGGTGGTTGTTGCGTAGCTATGCAAGTTTGGAGGTCttcaaagaaaaaaagagctgGAAAGCGTCTGAGACGTGGCAACATTTCCACGAGGAGTTTAATTTTCCGGCGTTTCCGAGAAGGCCACTCTGCACAAGATCAACGCGCGAGCTCAGACGAACTTGCAAGTGTGTTTCATATCTGATATCTGTCGAGGGCGTTTTTCCTTGAAACTGGAGTTGCCCACGAAGGCCTTTATCCTGAGACACCCGCGCGTGATTCTGCTCAGCCGCTGCGAATCCACCtgggaaggaggaagagcaatGCGCAGATACGTGCATCTACACAGGAGAGAtcagtgcatgcatatgcatagaAGATCACGTGACTCAAGGTTTTGATTTCGAAGAGCCGTTCGATAATGTAACTGCCAGCGTTGCCTAGGCGGGGAGCGGCTATAATGAAGGCGTCGCTGGTAGCAGTCCTTGTGGTAGAGCTGCCGTCGTTGGGTTTCAGGATCCTCGCCAAGTGGAGAAGTTCGCCTGAGAGTTTGGCTCAGTCCCCACCTGTGAAGGAAACGAGTCTTTTCGGATTATTGGTCGTGGGCAGTTACAGCACCCCTGGGCATTATTCCCTGTGTACTGAACAGCTGATGTTCGAAAACTGCTAGTGCCGAGTGTCCTGTACTTCTCTAGGTCGTCCTTTTGCGCTGCCGGCTCCCCCTGGCAACCCAaggggacgaggagagaaagcgagaagatcACAACAGGATTAAGACGCTGTTTTCCCGGTGTGTTTTCGACCTGTGCTCTCAGGATAACAACACTGCTCTCGATCTCGCTCGACAAGCAGCGGAACAAACTGGCGACGACGTCCTCACTTACCTCACTTCTGTCAGCGACAAACCCAGTAAGCTGCAGGCGGGTCGTTTCTTT from Neospora caninum Liverpool complete genome, chromosome XI encodes:
- a CDS encoding ORF73, related; its protein translation is MVLLLFTVLISSLVSAATVASPPPSGVWPPYLSSAPAWRTREESAVSSDSGESLRLPYFPEDEEETLPVASSFSPSLLRAQRSQLVGASLERTPLFRRAPEVQDEGPGVSWLGLTEDKSDASGGEGEDKEGESERGESEEEKSSVSESGNNEEKSESKDSETGADEPANKSEQGDKTHQAEGPGQESGDGEDSGQPQVTAESEHPGTKTSESEGENTSIRDDEKISSQSASEPASASEGTTRAVSHEEPNESATGAENQGVAASATPQAEGEEAQGSEGSEESSPSSSSPHVEAPAHAGADAQHTASGETEEKEDASNTSPSKDSETPNDGHEAKNPAEENAQAQAPEQTEGQGEQEHESQPAEGQTQEHEAQPTEGQAQEHEAQPTEGQAQEHEAQPTEGQAQEHTPEQTEGQEEHEHESQPAEGQTQEHEAQPTEGQAQEHEAQPTEGQAQEHEAQPTEGQAQEHTPEQTEGQEEHEHESQPAEGQTQEHEAQPTEGQAQEHEAQPTEGQAQEHEAQPTEGQAQELEAQPTEEQAQEHEAQPTEGQAQEHTPEQTEGQEEHEHESQSAEGQAQEHEAQPTEGQAQEHEAQPTEGQAQELEAQPTEGQAQEHTPEQTEGQEEHEHESQPAEGQTQEHEAQPTEGQAQEHEAQPTEGQAQEHEAQPTEGQAQELEAQPTEEQAQEHEAQPTEGQAQEHTPEQTEGQEEHEHESQSAEGQAQEHEAQPTEGQAQEHEAQPTEGQAQELEAQPTEGQAQEHTPEQTEGQEEHEHESQPAEGQAQEHTPEQTEGQEEHEHESQPAEGQTQEHEAQPTEGQAQEHTPEQTEGQEEHEHESQPAEGQTQEHEAQPTEGQAQEHTPEQTEGQGEQEHEAQPTEGQAQEPGMEDTAEAHEAPQPESSSEEQESPAAGVGEETQPQGQSGQEQAKPAEETPEVSETPSGEQGSVPEAETPEKQGTENGAVAPEAESASASTGVDIENATSTEPAESAAAAPVELSAPAAEEQTAGGEARESQSSEGQLEALAAEAAPTAASPAEAETPGAQSSGAAGLEPAGQEQEAATGAEDVRDGCYATRRQEVEQQANELLKVCERNENFTKVDQRFCDELFKRIDGPFTVAEVSAMLRAADAANNISRNFRFCRATPTSSPPRVRDGDTVVHAAIAASKPRVVEILLQYGAFPNVEAFPSSPEAAARTGMRPLHYVARYPTLENYESLFLLLNYGTSVNDRDVGGRTPLMIAARSSHPHSKLFAKALIERHADVNARDKAGLSALHYAAAANSHKLVKLLINRGANVTAQDMRGNTPLHYAAAFNAAKSMNALFTLADNVIKIDAPNKNGKAPIHLAAAPSSFAVVPATIVPALALELLLENHADPVARDAHGNTPLMDAVLGGYLEIVKRLLQIAKVPLDDKNMDNNTALDLARQAAEQTGDDVLTYLTSVSDKPTCPFIPRVANSIYVLSDTQFGSLMRVGDTVTYECHVGFRMLGHSTITCMTRDGAPEFVPDPPVCTPVEQGAASSLFSAPVGLATAVLLCLAPVLLIEF